In Apium graveolens cultivar Ventura chromosome 10, ASM990537v1, whole genome shotgun sequence, the following are encoded in one genomic region:
- the LOC141690262 gene encoding wall-associated receptor kinase 1-like isoform X2 codes for MHLFLSLLLGLLYISWGSEQLESSSLRFNTTDDFHSILKAQVITIKPECQSKCGDLTVPYPFGIISEALNCSIDPSFDITCNNSFYPPKAFLRTSNIEVYDISNAELKISTFVSYRCYDQSGKIVDGGQTWSVSLAGTSYRYSDENVFTIVGCDDFASIYNDKNSKYRKGCMTTCSNIEEVTGNECYGSGCCQVSVNVEKYFEIYLSSDYNHTYGVSSFNRCGYAFLGEKSSFKFRGTSDLNDTDFANRTAANVPIVLDWAIGNKNCSEAIKDPDSYACRDANSDCSDQIQSGGYLCGCKEGYEGNPYLSSGCHDINECEQTHDCQQVCNNTDGKYNCSCKPGYYTDHSDFRRCIAERPKSQVIQFALGIGFCCLLVIIGMNWVYCIMKQRKHSQIREKFFEQNGGLLLRQRSISEGSTSVESTKHYTYEELKKATNNYAADRIVGQGGYGIVYKGILSDQRIVAVKRSKVLDPSQIDQFINEVVILTQVNHRNVVKLLGCCLECEVPLLVYEFVSNGTLHHHVHSIDGGLSWLSLDNRLRVAAESSGALAYLHSAASMPIMHRDVKLANILLDDNCVAKISDFGASRLVPMDQTKVITLVQGTLGYLDPEYFHTGELTEKSDVYSFGVVLAELLTGRKPICMVNSLEEKNLATYFITSLKENRLFQVLDRRVVKEGAMDQLEKAAQLVKRCLNLNGEERPTMKEVTMEIESLRRFSKHPWANQHANEDTLSLKGHPQIQHSDLYEIQLSSYPTVLNDSQQYNSSSAVSLLNGPSSPR; via the exons ATGCACTTGTTTCTTTCTCTGCTTCTTGGTTTACTGTATATTTCTTGGGGGTCAGAACAGCTAGAGTCGAGCTCTCTGAGATTCAATACCACCGACGATTTTCACAGTATTCTCAAGGCTCAAGTCATTACAATTAAGCCAGAATGTCAGAGTAAATGCGGCGATCTGACCGTACCATATCCGTTTGGCATTATATCAGAAGCTCTCAATTGTTCGATAGATCCTTCCTTTGATATTACTTGCAACAATTCTTTCTATCCTCCCAAGGCCTTCTTACGAACTAGTAACATTGAGGTGTATGACATATCGAACGCTGAGTTAAAAATATCTACTTTTGTGTCTTATCGGTGCTATGATCAGTCCGGCAAGATTGTAGATGGAGGCCAGACTTGGTCTGTTAGTTTAGCGGGAACTTCATATCGGTATTCTGACGAAAATGTGTTCACAATCGTTGGTTGTGATGACTTTGCCAGCATTTACAATGATAAAAACTCCAAGTACCGTAAAGGATGCATGACAACATGCAGCAACATTGAGGAAGTCACGGGAAACGAGTGCTATGGAAGCGGTTGTTGTCAAGTATCCGTCAATGTTGAGAAGTATTTTGAAATCTATCTTAGTAGCGATTATAACCATACATATGGCGTCTCATCATTTAACCGGTGCGGTTATGCATTTTTGGGTGAGAAAAGTAGCTTCAAGTTTCGTGGTACGTCAGATCTCAATGATACGGACTTTGCCAACAGAACTGCGGCAAATGTTCCTATTGTACTGGACTGGGCTATTGGAAATAAAAATTGCAGCGAAGCAATCAAAGATCCAGATTCTTATGCTTGCAGAGACGCAAATAGCGACTGCAGCGATCAAATTCAGTCTGGCGGATATCTTTGTGGTTGCAAAGAAGGTTACGAGGGCAATCCATATCTCAGTTCAGGGTGCCATG ATATCAATGAATGTGAACAGACACATGATTGCCAACAAGTTTGCAACAATACGGATGGGAAATATAATTGCTCTTGCAAACCTGGGTACTATACTGACCACAGTGATTTTAGAAGATGTATTGCTGAAAGACCCAAGTCCCAAGTGATCCAGTTTGCATTAG GTATAGGATTTTGTTGCCTTTTGGTAATAATTGGAATGAATTGGGTGTATTGCATCATGAAGCAAAGAAAACATTCCCAAATAAGAGAGAAATTCTTTGAGCAGAATGGGGGTCTCCTCTTAAGACAGCGAAGTATCTCTGAGGGTAGTACGTCTGTTGAGTCTACAAAACATTACACCTATGAAGAATTGAAGAAAGCAACCAACAATTATGCTGCTGACAGAATTGTTGGTCAAGGTGGTTATGGTATAGTTTACAAAGGAATTTTATCTGATCAACGTATAGTTGCAGTTAAAAGATCTAAGGTATTGGATCCGAGTCAAATAGACCAATTTATCAACGAGGTTGTGATTCTTACACAAGTTAACCATAGAAATGTGGTTAAACTTCTAGGATGTTGTTTAGAGTGTGAGGTACCATTGTTGGTATATGAGTTCGTATCCAATGGTACTTTACATCATCATGTCCACAGCATCGATGGAGGCTTGTCATGGTTATCTTTGGACAATCGGTTGAGAGTTGCTGCTGAATCTTCTGGCGCTCTTGCATATCTTCACTCAGCAGCTTCTATGCCCATTATGCATAGAGATGTCAAATTAGCCAACATATTATTGGATGACAATTGTGTTGCCAAAATATCAGATTTCGGAGCGTCGAGGTTGGTACCCATGGATCAAACTAAAGTTATTACATTAGTCCAAGGAACTTTAGGGTACTTGGACCCTGAATACTTCCATACCGGTGAACTCACCGAAAAAAGTGATGTTTATAGTTTTGGAGTGGTTCTAGCAGAGCTTTTGACAGGACGAAAACCAATTTGCATGGTAAATTCTTTGGAAGAAAAAAATCTAGCCACATATTTCATTACATCCCTAAAGGAAAATAGGCTGTTCCAAGTTCTTGATCGACGAGTAGTGAAGGAAGGGGCGATGGATCAACTAGAAAAAGCTGCTCAACTTGTGAAGAGGTGTCTTAACCTTAACGGTGAGGAAAGACCAACAATGAAGGAAGTGACCATGGAAATTGAAAGTTTAAGAAGATTTTCTAAACATCCATGGGCTAATCAACATGCCAATGAAGACACTTTGAGCTTAAAAGGTCATCCGCAGATACAACATTCAGACCTTTATGAAATTCAACTAAGTTCTTACCCTACTGTCTTGAATGACTCCCAACA
- the LOC141690262 gene encoding wall-associated receptor kinase 1-like isoform X1 codes for MHLFLSLLLGLLYISWGSEQLESSSLRFNTTDDFHSILKAQVITIKPECQSKCGDLTVPYPFGIISEALNCSIDPSFDITCNNSFYPPKAFLRTSNIEVYDISNAELKISTFVSYRCYDQSGKIVDGGQTWSVSLAGTSYRYSDENVFTIVGCDDFASIYNDKNSKYRKGCMTTCSNIEEVTGNECYGSGCCQVSVNVEKYFEIYLSSDYNHTYGVSSFNRCGYAFLGEKSSFKFRGTSDLNDTDFANRTAANVPIVLDWAIGNKNCSEAIKDPDSYACRDANSDCSDQIQSGGYLCGCKEGYEGNPYLSSGCHDINECEQTHDCQQVCNNTDGKYNCSCKPGYYTDHSDFRRCIAERPKSQVIQFALGIGFCCLLVIIGMNWVYCIMKQRKHSQIREKFFEQNGGLLLRQRSISEGSTSVESTKHYTYEELKKATNNYAADRIVGQGGYGIVYKGILSDQRIVAVKRSKVLDPSQIDQFINEVVILTQVNHRNVVKLLGCCLECEVPLLVYEFVSNGTLHHHVHSIDGGLSWLSLDNRLRVAAESSGALAYLHSAASMPIMHRDVKLANILLDDNCVAKISDFGASRLVPMDQTKVITLVQGTLGYLDPEYFHTGELTEKSDVYSFGVVLAELLTGRKPICMVNSLEEKNLATYFITSLKENRLFQVLDRRVVKEGAMDQLEKAAQLVKRCLNLNGEERPTMKEVTMEIESLRRFSKHPWANQHANEDTLSLKGHPQIQHSDLYEIQLSSYPTVLNDSQQYNVGNTDYYSNIEAVIYHIKQAKAKQVETKREGKIHACQ; via the exons ATGCACTTGTTTCTTTCTCTGCTTCTTGGTTTACTGTATATTTCTTGGGGGTCAGAACAGCTAGAGTCGAGCTCTCTGAGATTCAATACCACCGACGATTTTCACAGTATTCTCAAGGCTCAAGTCATTACAATTAAGCCAGAATGTCAGAGTAAATGCGGCGATCTGACCGTACCATATCCGTTTGGCATTATATCAGAAGCTCTCAATTGTTCGATAGATCCTTCCTTTGATATTACTTGCAACAATTCTTTCTATCCTCCCAAGGCCTTCTTACGAACTAGTAACATTGAGGTGTATGACATATCGAACGCTGAGTTAAAAATATCTACTTTTGTGTCTTATCGGTGCTATGATCAGTCCGGCAAGATTGTAGATGGAGGCCAGACTTGGTCTGTTAGTTTAGCGGGAACTTCATATCGGTATTCTGACGAAAATGTGTTCACAATCGTTGGTTGTGATGACTTTGCCAGCATTTACAATGATAAAAACTCCAAGTACCGTAAAGGATGCATGACAACATGCAGCAACATTGAGGAAGTCACGGGAAACGAGTGCTATGGAAGCGGTTGTTGTCAAGTATCCGTCAATGTTGAGAAGTATTTTGAAATCTATCTTAGTAGCGATTATAACCATACATATGGCGTCTCATCATTTAACCGGTGCGGTTATGCATTTTTGGGTGAGAAAAGTAGCTTCAAGTTTCGTGGTACGTCAGATCTCAATGATACGGACTTTGCCAACAGAACTGCGGCAAATGTTCCTATTGTACTGGACTGGGCTATTGGAAATAAAAATTGCAGCGAAGCAATCAAAGATCCAGATTCTTATGCTTGCAGAGACGCAAATAGCGACTGCAGCGATCAAATTCAGTCTGGCGGATATCTTTGTGGTTGCAAAGAAGGTTACGAGGGCAATCCATATCTCAGTTCAGGGTGCCATG ATATCAATGAATGTGAACAGACACATGATTGCCAACAAGTTTGCAACAATACGGATGGGAAATATAATTGCTCTTGCAAACCTGGGTACTATACTGACCACAGTGATTTTAGAAGATGTATTGCTGAAAGACCCAAGTCCCAAGTGATCCAGTTTGCATTAG GTATAGGATTTTGTTGCCTTTTGGTAATAATTGGAATGAATTGGGTGTATTGCATCATGAAGCAAAGAAAACATTCCCAAATAAGAGAGAAATTCTTTGAGCAGAATGGGGGTCTCCTCTTAAGACAGCGAAGTATCTCTGAGGGTAGTACGTCTGTTGAGTCTACAAAACATTACACCTATGAAGAATTGAAGAAAGCAACCAACAATTATGCTGCTGACAGAATTGTTGGTCAAGGTGGTTATGGTATAGTTTACAAAGGAATTTTATCTGATCAACGTATAGTTGCAGTTAAAAGATCTAAGGTATTGGATCCGAGTCAAATAGACCAATTTATCAACGAGGTTGTGATTCTTACACAAGTTAACCATAGAAATGTGGTTAAACTTCTAGGATGTTGTTTAGAGTGTGAGGTACCATTGTTGGTATATGAGTTCGTATCCAATGGTACTTTACATCATCATGTCCACAGCATCGATGGAGGCTTGTCATGGTTATCTTTGGACAATCGGTTGAGAGTTGCTGCTGAATCTTCTGGCGCTCTTGCATATCTTCACTCAGCAGCTTCTATGCCCATTATGCATAGAGATGTCAAATTAGCCAACATATTATTGGATGACAATTGTGTTGCCAAAATATCAGATTTCGGAGCGTCGAGGTTGGTACCCATGGATCAAACTAAAGTTATTACATTAGTCCAAGGAACTTTAGGGTACTTGGACCCTGAATACTTCCATACCGGTGAACTCACCGAAAAAAGTGATGTTTATAGTTTTGGAGTGGTTCTAGCAGAGCTTTTGACAGGACGAAAACCAATTTGCATGGTAAATTCTTTGGAAGAAAAAAATCTAGCCACATATTTCATTACATCCCTAAAGGAAAATAGGCTGTTCCAAGTTCTTGATCGACGAGTAGTGAAGGAAGGGGCGATGGATCAACTAGAAAAAGCTGCTCAACTTGTGAAGAGGTGTCTTAACCTTAACGGTGAGGAAAGACCAACAATGAAGGAAGTGACCATGGAAATTGAAAGTTTAAGAAGATTTTCTAAACATCCATGGGCTAATCAACATGCCAATGAAGACACTTTGAGCTTAAAAGGTCATCCGCAGATACAACATTCAGACCTTTATGAAATTCAACTAAGTTCTTACCCTACTGTCTTGAATGACTCCCAACAATATAATGTTGGAAATACTGATTattatagcaacatagaggcagtTATATATCATATTAAACAAGCCAAGGCCAAGCAAGTTGAAACAAAACGTGAAGGTAAAATACATGCATGTCAGTGA